The stretch of DNA GAGTAGATAGAGATCTCAGAGTGGGGAGACCCACAACTACACATGGCACTCTTGTGGATTATGTTATAGGTTCACCAACATTGTTAAAAGATGTAAATGAATTTAGAGTGCTAGACTATGACCCATTGTATTCAGATATTCATTGTGGTATTCATGTACAGCTTAAAGTAAATATTGAGTATGCAATTATTAACAATGCCAATATAGCACCTGTGAGTAACTATAATCAACCAAGTAAGTGGAGAGCATCTAAGGAAGAGGATTATATAGCAGAAATTGATGAAAATCAGGTAAAAGAGTTAATAGAGCAGATGGATTCTATGGACATTGAAGATGTAAGTACtagaataaagaatattttattaGGAGCAGCTGTAAAGGTTTTTccaccaaagaaaaagaaaaattatgttaagCAAAGTAATAATGCAAGTTTATCTGGATATGATAATATTTGTTGGTATACAAGGAAAGCATACCATAAAGCTAGACATAAATATAAtctgaggaggagtgaggataataagaaagatatgatagaaaaaagcaagaagtaCAAAGCTGAACTGAAAAGAGTacacaataaggaaaaagaaaatatgttgattAAGTTAAAAGCAAACAGAAATGAAGATCCAAAAACatattggaaaatattaaaggaaaatgatggaaataaaagcaaaactacACTTACACTTGCAGATTTTCATCAACACTTTAAGAATCTATCAGAGGAAATTAGTGAAAGTGATAAGCATTTAAGTGAACTAGAAAGTGCTACAATTGAAtctggggaagaggaaacactgaATGAGCCCATTACAGAACATGAAGTGTTGAAAGCTATTAGAAAACTAAAGAATGACAAGGCACCTGGATATGAtgatattgttaatgaatatattaaaagtacaaaaaatatgcTTAATTTGTATGTTAAATTTTTTAATAGGATTTTGGATACAGGATATTTACCTAAAGAATGGTTGATAGGGGTTATTGTCCCATTGTATAAGAATAAAGGTGATGTTGATGACCCACACAATTATAGGGGTATAACTTTGTTAAGTTGCTTAGGTAAGGTATTCACATCTGTGCTAAATGACAGGTTAACTTCTTATTCTGATAGTCataatattataaaagaaaatcaagctGGATTTAGGCAAGGTTATAGTACTCTTGATCACATATTTTTATTAAAGAACATCATTGATCTGTTTttatggaagaagaaacaattattttgcctttttattGATTATAGAAAGGCATTTGACACAGTTTGGAGGGAGGGGCTCTGGTATAAGatggtaaaggaaaatattggtgGTAAAGTCCTTAATGTTATTAGAAATATGTATTTGAACATTAAATCATGTGTTAAGTTTAATGGAAACAAGTCAGACACTTTTATTTGTAATAGAGGAGTAAGACAAGGTGAAAATCTTTCTCCATTGTTATTTGCCCTTTATGTAAATGACATTGAAAAGTCTTTAATAGAAAACAGATGTAATTACTTACTATTTGATGATAACTACCTTGATTTAcaattgaatttattgataaTGATGTATGCTGATGACACAGTAGTTCTAGCTAAttcggaagaggaaatgaggaatattCTTAATGCATTGGAGTTATATTGTGACAAATGGAAATTagaggtaaacaaaaataagacaaaaattgtTGTATTCAGCAGAGGAAGACTTAATTATGacaattttcattttgtatttagtGATGAAATTATAGATACAATTAGTGAATACAAATATCTTGGTGTCTTATTCAATTATAATGGTAGGTTTAGAAATGGTCAATTGGACCTTAAGAAAAGAGCAACAAGAGCTATGTATTCACTAATTGGAAAATGCCGCAAACATGATCTACCAGTTGATCTGCAACTTGAATTGTTTAACACCATTGTAATGCCAATTATGACCTATGCTTGTGAAATTTGGGGATACTGTATTATTAGAGAAATCAAGCAGTTGCACATGACATTTTTAAAACATGTATTACatgtacataaatatacaagcaCTGATATTGTATATGGGGAGTTAGGGGAATATCctattgatattgttatcaATACTAGAATGATTGGCTACTGGTCAAGGTTAATAACAGGGAAAACTACTAAGTTAAGCATGATTATGTATAAAAGTTTGTTACATTTAGACTCCACAGGCATGTATTCATCACCTTGGATTTGCCATATAAGAAATATTCTTAACAATTGTGGTATGTCAGGTATTTGGATGGATCAACAAATTAATAATCCAGAATGGTTAAGGAAAGCAGTTGAAAACAAACTTAAAGATCATTGGATAACATCATGGTTTAGAAATATTTCAACAAAGGGACTTTGTAAGAGTTATAGAATGTATAAAGACTTGTATTGCAGAGAAGATTACCTATTGAAACTTAAAAAGAGTATCAGAATGCCTTTgattaaaataagaacaaataacaatagactacctgttgtgaaaggaagatatgatagtatagatagggaagaaagattATGTACTTTATGTAGATGTAATGTTGTTGGAGATGAATATCATATTTTATTGTCATGCCCTAATGATAACATCGTGGAGCTCAGAAACAAATATATTCCAAATTATTATAGAAATAACCCAACAGTGAATAAGTTTATCCAATTAATGCAAAGTAAAAGTCAATATATTTTGtctaacatttctctttttttaaaagctacctataattttttttaggtaacagaaagttgatttatataagttgttagtgtttgtttgtatctgaaataattgcaggagctgtgctccataccTTGTATCACAAAGTCTGAGCATGTAAATAAATCTGAAATCTGAAATCTGAAATCTGAAtctgaaatcacacacacacacacacacacacacacacacacaagcgcgcgcGTTATTTCCGGACATAacatctctctttatttttcgttaaagttttttttcgttttttcattCAATAAGCAAATGTTAGCTgcccttcattaacagaaaaccaagaaaggtaatagaaaaggaggaggaactacACACTACACTGgatcacaccacaccataatGCACCAAACCACACTGTACCATATCACACTACACCACAttgtaccacaccacaccacaacaccacatcacTCTGTACCACACTATATCAcgcaacaccacaccactctccaCCACACTTATCTACACCACACTGCCTCACACCACTCCATGCCcttccacaacacaccacaccacaatgcaccacaccacacaacactgctTCACTctgcaccacacaacactgTATCACACCACGCCATACCACACTGCATCACAGCACACCACAatgcaccacactgcaccacaccacaccacactgcgtcacaccacaccacattccATCACACTACACCATCCCACACCACACCAAATCACACtttaccacaccacactgcaccgcAGCACACTACACTtcaccaacacaccacaccagaccacaccacaccacaccacaccacaccacactgtgtcacaccacatcacatcacactaCAGTACACCACGcctcaccacatcacacaacaccacaccacactgcacaacatcacacaacaccacaatgtACTGCacaaaccacaccacactgagacgtctccgctagtttttctcacctccccagctgttgactgtacaagggccttatccgtccatgtatggagtatgcttcacatgtctgcgggggctccactcataccgcttttttagacagggtgaaatcaaaatcttttcgtctcatcaacttttcTCCTCAACtaactttcttcagcctctctgtcatcgccgcaatgttgcatctctagctgtcttataccgctattttcatgctaactgctcttctgttcatgctaactgcatgcctcccctcctcctgcggcctcgctgcacaagactttcttctttctctcacccttattctgtccacctctctaatgcaagagttaaccagtattctcaatcattcatccctttctctggtagactgaaactccctgcctgcttctgtatttccaccttcctatgacttgaattccttcaagagggaggtttcaagacacttatccttcatttttttttactaagacttcggaccctattcggtaACTGGCATCTtagttagctttttttttattttattttattttatttattttttttgttgcccatggccagtgtctctactacataaaaaaaaaaaaaaatcaccacgtCACCaaacactacaccacacactaGTCAGCCAGCAGCAGTGTAGAGGATTACACAGGCCAACAACCACATcacactgcacaccacacaccagccagtcacccagcagcagtgtacaggataacacaagccaacaagtgcatcacacactacactacactgcacaccacacaccagccagtcacccagcagcagtgtacaggataacacaagccaacaagtgcatcacacactacactacactgcacaccacacaccagccagtcacccagcagcagtgtacaggataacacaagccaacaagtgcatcacacactacactacactgcacaccacacaccagccagtcacccagcagcagtgtacaggataacacaagccaacaagtgcatcacacactacactacactgcacaccacacaccagccagtcacccagcagcagtgtacaggataacacaagccaacaagtgcatcacacaccacactacactgcacaccacacaccagccagtcacccagcagcagtgtacaggataacacaagccaacaagtgcatcacacactacactacactgcacaccacacaccagccagtcacccagcagcagtgtacaggataacacaagccaacaagtgcatcacacaccacactacactgcacaccacacaccagccagtcacccaccaGCAACACTGTTTGGGATTACACAGGCCAACAAGCacatcacacaccacatcaaCAGCCACCAATAGTGGATGGGATTACACAGTCCAGCAAGCACAGCACACACCACACTGTCGTGGTCCAAGATATTGTAtggatttggtacataaaggctactggaaaactcacaaacattttcatattttaattggTAACTATTAGTTATTTACATCTCTTACAAGTCAAAATTTCCCACTGGCATTCATCCTCAATTCGTTTAAAGTTACTTGGTATCACTTTATgtctcttcaacatattcattgATCAACGCAATCAGCATGCGCGAACAAAGACAATACCAGGTTCATAAACACAACTAATATTCAATCAGCacaattaatgttcagttagaaaaacacacgtgacctcttccttcactggtgaactagccttcagctttgctatcctccacgacctagagcaattggtgcaacaccctactcatattcctgaccgtcttggagatacgcccaacattcttgaccttttcctgacctctaatccttctgcttatgctgttaccctctcttctccattggactcttccaatcacaatttcatatcttcttcctatcactccaatccctcctcagcatccccctaagcggaggtgccactggcgttttgcctctgctagttggggggacctgaggaggtattttgttgattttccttggaatgactactgcttccatgacaaagacccgtctttgtgtgctgagcgcataacagaggtgatagtgtctggcacggaggtgtacattcttcattctttttctccacctaatccttccaaaccttggtttaacgcagcttgttctcgtgctatacatgatagaaaggtggcccacaaaaggtactttagccttccatcaccagaatctcatgcactttatatttctgcttggaaccatgccaagtctgttctccaactagccaaacactccttcattaatagaaagtgtcaaaatctttcaagatttaactccctcgtgacttctggcacctagccaaaatcatctccaacaactttgcttcttcttctttccttcgattatttcaaccagatggcaccactgctatcacatctgtgtctaaagctgaactcttcgctcaaacctttgctaaaaactgtacCTTGGGTGACTTAGGGCTTGTTCCtaactctcctccaccctctgacttttttttatgctacctattgaaaattcttcacaatgatgttttccatgccctctctggcctaaaccctcggaagacgtATGGACCTGAAGgaatccctcctattgttccatgcttacaccttgcctagtcaaactttttcaactctgtctgtcaacatcaacCATTtcttttgctggaagtttgcctacattcagcctgttcctaacaatggtgactgttctaatccttcaaactaccgtcctattgctttaatttcctgttcgtctaaagttttttaatctatcctcaacaggaagattcttaaacatctatcacttcacaaccttctatctaatcacCACTATTGGTTCCAttaaggccgctctattggtgatcttctggctttcctttctgagtcttggtaatctctttgagagattttggtgaaactttggCTGTTGCCTTGGATGTATCAAAACTTTTTGatacagtctggcacaaagctttgatttctaaattaccttcctacggcttctatccttctctctgtaacttcatctaaagtttcctttctgaccgttgtattgctgctgtggtagacggtcatctcctaaatctattaacagtagtgttcctcagggttttgtactctcaccctctctcttcctattatttatcaatgattttctaaaccaaacatcttgtcctatccacttccaTGCTGCACTTCCattccctgcacttttccatgtcttttcatagacatccaactcttcaggaagtaaacagttcatgcaaggaagccacggaatgcctcacttctgatctttctaaactttctaattggagcagagcaaacttggtattgttcaatgcccgaaaaactcaattcctccaactatcaactcaacacaacttcccatatatatatatatatatatatatatatatatatatatatattatatatatatatatatatatatatatatatatatatatatatatatatatatatatatatatatatatatatatatatgtatgtatatatatatatatatatatatatatatatatatatatatataatatatatatatatatatatatatatatatatatatatatatataatttttctttatttattttttttttttgaacagTGATGAGTGCAACACACTTTGGTTGAGGGTTCCTGCCTCTGTTTTGGTGGCCTTCTTTGAGGCTGCCTGCCCTCTGTCCTTGCTGGCTTCCTTGACGCTGTTTGCCTCTCTGCTGCTTCCCTGGAATGTCAAATAAATCTTATAGCAATGAAAGCCGTGTTGGGGGCAACAAGGcgctgtaaacacacacacacacgccaggatgcttgttgttggtgttgtgggaGTGTGTCAAGCCAAGGGTGGTGATAGTGTCGTGTGCTTCATGTGCCTCACGGCTTACAAACACTAATGGGCTTGCACTCCCGTGACCTTGAGCACCAGCTGCTGCTGGCGGCCACTCACTGCTGCCAAGTGTAACGATGACCTTGCTCCCTCTTCATAACGGAAACTGAggcactacttctactactacatctactagggagagagagagagaggagagagagagaggagagagagagagagagagagagagagagagagagagagagagagagagagagaagcatatacctcacacactccatcacgtTCCACTATTTCATCCTTTCCCATATCACGatctggcactctctctctctctctctctctctctctctctctctctctctctctctctctctctctctctctctctccaaagtagTCTTGTTCACTCTTTCACGTTTTAACTATGTAATCCGTGGTGTTGTAGGAGTGAAACCTTTTTCTGGAAGGGTAGTAATGCATGGCTGGCGGCTGTGTCTTGTCTGCACCGTACTTGTGAAGCGCGGAGGAGCGAGGCAGCTAGCTcagctgggtctctctctctctctctctctctcagggggcG from Scylla paramamosain isolate STU-SP2022 unplaced genomic scaffold, ASM3559412v1 Contig10, whole genome shotgun sequence encodes:
- the LOC135096969 gene encoding histidine-rich glycoprotein-like — its product is MHQTTLYHITLHHIVPHHTTTPHHSVPHYITQHHTTLHHTYLHHTASHHSMPFHNTPHHNAPHHTTLLHSAPHNTVSHHAIPHCITAHHNAPHCTTPHHTASHHTTFHHTTPSHTTPNHTLPHHTAPQHTTLHQHTTPDHTTPHHTTPHCVTPHHITLQYTTPHHITQHHTTLHNITQHHNVLHKPHHTETQSPTSNTVWDYTGQQAHHTPHQQPPIVDGITQSSKHSTHHTVVVQDIVWICTVAVLPCTTVIGESLPRLLHRRASPEQLEAVSCGEELDGNAGCRKTHVICLSIGTQCCMKPQADALLLAECG